The following proteins are encoded in a genomic region of Phalacrocorax carbo chromosome 2, bPhaCar2.1, whole genome shotgun sequence:
- the CCN3 gene encoding CCN family member 3 has protein sequence MATGGGQGLPAPLLLFPLLLLGLCEVSGREAACPRPCGGRCPAEPPRCAPGVPAVLDGCSCCLVCARQRGESCSPLLPCDESSGLYCDRGPEEGGGAAGICMVLEGDNCVFDGMIYRNGETFQPSCKYQCTCRDGQIGCLPRCNLDLLLPGPDCPFPRKVEVPGECCEKWICDPKDEVILGGFAMAAYRQEATLGIDVLDSSANCIEQTTEWSACSKSCGMGFSTRVTNRNQQCEMVKQTRLCLIRPCENEEPSDKKGKKCIRTKKSLKAVRFEYRNCTSVQTYKPRYCGLCSDGRCCTPHNTKTIQVEFRCPQGKALKKPMMLINTCVCHNNCPQSNNAFFQPLDPTSSEAKI, from the exons ATGGCGACGGGTGGCGGGCAGGgcctgcccgccccgctcctcctcttccccctcctcctcctcgggcTGTGCGAG GTGAGCGGCCGGGAGGCGGCGTGTCCCCGGCCCTGCGGCGGGCGCTGCCCGGCCGAGCCGCCGCGCTGCGCCCCGGGGGTGCCCGCCGTGCTGGacggctgctcctgctgcctggtGTGCGCCCGGCAGCGCGGCGAGAGCTGCTCCCCGCTGCTGCCCTGCGACGAGAGCAGCGGCCTCTACTGCGACCGCGGCCCCgaggagggcggcggggccgccggcaTCTGCATGG TGCTGGAGGGAGACAACTGCGTGTTCGACGGGATGATCTATCGCAACGGGGAGACGTTCCAGCCCAGCTGCAAGTACCAGTGCACCTGCCGAGACGGACAGATCGGCTGCCTGCCCCGCTGCAACCTGGACCTGCTGCTCCCCGGGCCCGACTGTCCTTTCCCCAGAAAAGTCGAGGTCCCTGGAGAGTGCTGTGAGAAGTGGATCTGTGACCCTAAAGACGAAGTGATTTTGGGAGGTTTTGCCATGGCTG CCTACAGACAAGAGGCCACACTTGGGATTGATGTGTTGGATTCAAGCGCCAACTGTATTGAGCAGACAACAGAATGGAGTGCTTGTTCCAAAAGCTGTGGAATGGGATTTTCCACCCGTGTTACCAACAGAAATCAACAGTGTGAGATGGTGAAGCAGACACGGCTTTGCCTGATAAGACCTTGTGAAAATGAAGAGCCATCTGATAAG aaagggaagaaatgtaTCCGAACAAAGAAGTCCCTGAAAGCTGTTCGCTTTGAATACAGGAACTGCACTAGTGTGCAGACATACAAACCTCGTTACTGTGGCCTCTGCAGCGATGGGCGATGCTGTACCCCACACAACACCAAAACGATTCAAGTGGAGTTCCGCTGTCCTCAGGGCAAAGCCCTAAAAAAGCCAATGATGTTGATCAACACCTGTGTCTGTCATAATAACTGTCCTCAGAGTAACAATGCTTTCTTCCAGCCATTAGATCCAACGTCTAGTGaagcaaaaatatga